The Nomia melanderi isolate GNS246 chromosome 3, iyNomMela1, whole genome shotgun sequence genomic interval GTCACATCTGCGAGCAATTTCTCGTATAGACGCATCACATTCGAGAGCAGCCAGGAGTTTGCCTGTTTCTTCTGCAGTCGAATGTTTCATATGTAGCATTTTAACATTCAGAAACTTTAATATGTTCGTATCAACACGACCAGTGCGCTCACACATCGTATGTAACGagcagaaaatttaataacaagACGCGAGAGTTGGAATTTTATGGTTTTTGTACATATGCAACTCAGTGTAAATAGAAATCTCTCAAAATGTTGCCGTTGAGAAATTACCAAATAAAGAGTTAAATCAATATCATTGCGTCACTAGCAGTATGTGTTCACGGTTTCCGGAGTACTTCTTCGCTCGCCAAACCATTGATTGTGTTCGGAGAAAGAACTCTGCTTATGTGTGTTAAACTTTGCGGATCGTTGCTGGGTCCGTCGCCAAGAAATGCGCCGTACTCTAGACCCTGAAGCGGATACTGTGGTTTCTTTGCTGCAGAGTAAGCCACCTGGGTCCTGTTAGGATGATGTCGCACCCTGTTACTGAAagaacatgaaatattaataaaccttTACACGATTGTGCTCTTACATTACTGTTCACAGGTTAGGAACCTCTTGCTGGTTTCCATTAAAGTAAAATCGAATGGCAAACTTTCTCTTGATACTTATCGAATTCCTTAATACTtatcttttataaattaatgcCAATCGTCTGTACTGATTTTATTCTGTTGATTTAAAGTTCTTAACAAGTTCTGTCCTATTTCTGCCATTTCATAGAGTAATTCCAGAATTTTTGTTGTGTATGTATTTTATAgcaaaacttcattaaaatcgtTTGCTAAAGTTTCATTGGATTTGAATTTTTTAGAGAACGAATATGCACTTTAAAAAGtaatggaatattaattttgaacaCGTAGTTCTGCTCCAAACAAAGTTTAGAAGGTTCAATACTTCAACTGTTTCCAGGGAATTAATATCCGTGCctttttattttcacatttttacaaGGTAATTACGAGTTAGGTAATAACGAGAATCGgtaactgttaacacgttgaatatcgCAAGATTTCATGgagaaaaatacacgaaatgagaGAAGATacaatattgaattgaattgcgttattgttaCTGCTCGTTTAccttgttgaatgtcactgcactAGGTAATGTcattcataatatagaaatgttttcaagtaatcaccgtttaattgagtgaactatagtgattCCATTTGGCTGGGGGCCATCGGTGACCccacggcattcgacgtgttaataaaaaGTTTTAGTATTTTCAAAAGTTCTTGAACGATCTGTGCGAGGTCGGTTCACACAATTTGTACAcgagaatttattaagaaatcttaCTTGGATGGCGGCCTTGCACCTATTTTCACACCGTGAGACCAATCGTCGTTCCCGTTCTGTACCTCCCAATATCTTCTCCTCCGCTGTTGCTGTCTGTTCTGTCTGCCCTTTTGCGACTTTCGCATCTCTTTAGGGTATTTCTTGCCCTTCTTCCCTGGCTTTAATCTTTGGTTTTGCGGTGCGTAGGGATCCGGATTCTTCTTGCGTCTCCTGGCTAGATTTTAAACGAAACACTTTCGTTTATCATTTTTTGCGTATCACATGTCGGCACGGATTAACATAGAGGATAAATGTACACATTTCAGAGAACTTTATAATCATCGTATccttttttaacccttagcactccagatggttttgtaatctatcggcaactgcaactaattttcgaaaatgaaaaatactataacatttctcagatcttttattttccttcttagtgcgaAAGTTGGAtgagtgaaaaatttaataattgcagggtagtttctttaagattcattaaaatatctaatattattcctggtgcaatattggagcctacagagttcaaagggttaacacgtcccattaatttcagttatattttgcttataaagtgTATCGatctttcaagtataatattaaattacgttTAAGTTTTTGGTGACTGTTTCTTTAGAAATCCGGAGAATTGATGCTGTTCTTCAAAAAGTGTTCTTTGAAAGAATTGTCTAAAAAGCAAATTAATAgcaaatatatagaactatgatatgaacagtttcatttgaattgtaACATCATTTTAGCAATTCAGAATGCATTatgatacattttattttctgcgTTAATTGTTGTGTACGGTGGAAgccgaaagagaagaaaaacaaatgaaattagaagcgaaagaatattttaaaagaataatattgcgAGCGACGTAGCAGCAAAGCAAATTAACTTAGCggcgaaagaaaattaaattggaaaAGAGAAGAGGTGAAAGATGCGTTGAATTACTTAAAAGTGCATTGGGTAAAATGCATTCGATggaaattgttataaatttatgcataaagagtatataaaaatataacgcaATTATATACTGCGGCGATTCTTTATCTCCCTCTGAAATATGGATTATTTACTATTTGTTAACTTGCTATATGTTCAGTAATTGCAAGttgtattttcaaatgaaacattttatataGCCAGTTGAAGCTTATAGTTTTCATATGATCCGAGCGGTTTTCAGAATAAACCCATTGAAACTGAGGAAATGTCTTTAAAGTGGTCACGAATTGTTTGCGTCTTCCCATATTTCGTTCTCGTTTCCCgcgattatttttcatatagaacGGTTCTTGAATCTCTGAACCGGTACATTCAGTTTTCATGGAAGCGTATTGGGAAAGATGATAACATCTTACGTATGCGGCCAGCTAGTACTTCACAAACGAAATGCTTTCGTTCGATGCAACTTCGTGGACTCCATTTATATTTTAGGGTCGGATCGATTGTGATACAATGCCATGCATATTGTTGCTTCGACTGATTGGTTTGGGGTCTGCCGAAATTTTGGAAAACCATTTCCTCGCCGGTCACACCCCATTGCCATGCTGACTTTTGCCAGTTGAATATTCCTCCGATCCATCTTTCTAGTTTTGCTGGAACATTATGTTCAAACATTTCACTTATTCTAAATTCGATAAAATTCTTTGTGTCTCCCGCACTTATTAGCAAATCTATCTACAGgtaatttgcaatattttattatggttcgtagtatttattatatttattcgtaataaaatAAGCTTTGgtatctttatttaaaaaatgctgtTTCATTAAAGGAATggtgtgaaaaatattttgcattaaAACGAATTTCTACTTAATTCTTGATTTCATTTAAGCaactaaatatttaaagttttgtTATGAGATAAAAAGAAAGTCCTTtggatattaaaattattattctttaacgcTGAATATGTCTCATGCTGATTGCTACTATGTTCTAAAGATTACTGTGTTATTTTTTCGGATTACTCCCTCCTTTGGAGTATACAGAATCATTCACTGCGGAATCAGATATTTGTtagaaaaagtagaaaataaaatgaagaacgACGATTTAGTTATCGCTATTAACACAAACTATCAGACCAGTTaaagtgacccattcctgatttcctctttttgcaattactaaaaagacaacaaatgtttctctgggaaGATATTGAATTGCTTTATCaacgcgcaaactgaattgtctgtcaataaaagtctcaacagatgcactcttgcagtttctatagaggaatatCAAAGTCagttgaactgctcggtagttttaatattaacacattgcgtatcaGCTGCTTTTTTTAGAAAACTAGATTGTGTGATACAAAAAAAACCTCAAATGTCTTATTGttctttaataatacattttaaacgaATAATCGATTGCAGTAAAATCGACTGCTTCTCAAACGGTGTGGTAATCAGCCATGTTACGTAGGcaggtatttatataaaaacgagatttctcattcCCGATATGCAgtgcattaaatattacaatggaAAGTGGTTTCTTAATCGTTATGGTGTTATTATACTCAAGGTAAACGATATTACTGCAGAATGATTAATTACTCACTGAACTGATCGCCCATCAGATATTTCCTCAACATTCTGTCTTTTCCGTTTCTGTCGAGGATCGCCAGAGTGGCGTTTCTGTCTTTGCAATGGAAGTAGGCGTCCCTCCAGGGTGCCGTGCCtgcgcttaaataatagcagtATCTTTTCAATCGGAAGAACCCTATGGGACAGGCGAAACGGTTTGTGGGCGCATTCTGCTGGCCGATTCCCAGGTGATTCGTAACTTGTAAATTAATACTGGCGTTGTACGGTTGTGCCACGAAAGCTGAAATGCCTGAAAAATCcagtgaaattaatttcattttatccgGAACACTCGATTAAATGGAGGTGAACTTTTGCTTTTGTTTTAGGGGGAAAACGTGAATGAATGATTAAGTTTCTACGTAATTAAGGATGATATATGTATACCTATATACTCCCGCATAATACGGCAGTATAACGCGGTTTGAGAATTGGGAAAAAGCCTCATATAACACGGCATCCTAGAACTCCGTTTCAATCTAACCGTTCTACGGGGATTTCTCTAATTCTCAAACCGTGTTAAAGTTTTCAAGAGCAAAATTCGAAATTAGAGAAATTCCCGTACAAGATGGAACGAAACGGAAGTTTTTAAGTGTGCGGAATATCTCATTGGAAATTTTTCAGTTGAGCGTGTACGTCGTACCAGACTTTCCCGCAgagttttgaaatttcttagaATCTGAAATCCTGGTTTTGTTCGTGGAGTGTTCAGTACATTTTAGAACattgtgttttctttttactacattatacatagattaatatttttcggttattattaatctttttctAGAAATGGCAATtatgtttttctaatttttggaaCCTAACTCCCTTTTTCGCACTAGTTCCTTGTTTCGTGTAACACGGATTCACATAACACGATAGTTTTATAGGAACGTAACAACTGCGTTATACGGGAGTTACCTGTATTCAAATGAACTGTGACTTCCGAAAAGTAGTGATAGCGATTCAGTTTTTCACTAAATACAATATAGAGacgtctgcagataattccaatTATAGTAAAAGAAAAAGTACTATGTTATTTCTTCAAGTGTACTctttttgaaatgttaaatttaacgaagtataatatagtatatactaTACTCGGAAAGTACAAAATGAAATCGAAATGATTATTACATAAcgttatataaatgttattatcaTCGTGATAACGTACGAATATAAAtgagtataatatataaacaatattctgAAGAATATCATAATTACccaattaacattaacatttccGTTTCTAACCTGTTGTCTTCTATCATTACTGGAAGACGTTTGTGTCGCTTCGAGCGCGTTCTCGTTAGATTACCTTTAGCATAGGCGCAACGCTACAAGCTAAACCATAAAAACGCCTATAACTGAAGAAGAAGGTCAGAAGTTACGACCACGTGGCACAAAGGCACTCGCGCGGTTTACGTTTCGCCGCATAATATCGTAGATGCATCTAGTCGCCGGTGAATACAGTGAACCGTAAGTAAGAAATTTCTTACGTCACGCGTTACGGTAATGTGCAGTGGCATCGTAAGTAGTTCAGTGTTACGGTGATTCTCACGCaattctttctttcctcccgCGGCGCCCCCTTTTACGGGGACATTCCCCATAGAATCGGATAAAATATCGAGCCGTGAATAAGCAGACGCTCCGCTTCTGATCACTTCTAGCCGGTTCAGTTGTGTCTGTCGTCCTTGATCGTTATTTAATGATTATGCAATCGTAACACCGTTACGGATGAACTGGTATTCGATGGTTGCATCGCGCGGTTGGAAGAAAGGACAATGGCAGACATCGACCAATTTTTAACGTGGCAGGAAACGAAAGCTTCTTCTTTCAGAACATGATTCTACGTGTTTCAGCACTAACACTACCAggcgagtcaaaatgacccattcgtgatttcttctttttacaattattaacactagaactaccgagcatttaatacgattgatatgtaatccctatagaaatggtaacaatagattactttctgtttcttcggatatttattgtagataCCTATTGTTGAATTAACTGTGTTTTCGTTTTTTCTAAAGCTGTcatttccatttaatttcgttttagTGTCAGTTGCAGTCtcatttttaaaagaatacttTTGAATTTGGGAGAAGTACAAGAAAATTCGCTTCAGTTTTCAGATTCCATGAATCGATACATtatgtttacataaatattcacattCTATTAATCCTTTCTATACTTTAGTCTACAATATAATCAAATGTTTCCATTTTATCACTTTCTTAAGTGAATATTACTTCTATTTAATTTTGTCTGAATATCTACTATTTAGAATGTTCGACCGAACCATGTAAGTTTCAgtcatttcaaaatataataaaatgttttttcatattaaaacatAACACAGCCTGTAACTTTGACAGCTGTTTTTACACTCTCGCTATGCACGATGGTTGATAAAAAGAAATCCATGTCAAATACTTTTGTAACAACTACTTTTCAGTCGAAGTGTCGTCAGAATTGTCACGTCGGTATGTTCCGTTGTAAGCGTTATCACTGttcgtaatataaatatatcaatattgcTGGAATTAGTGTCAGGCCAATGTCATAAATAATACTGAAAAGATTATTTGCACGTGTAAGATTTAAGTATCGTGTGAAAGGATATGTTCATCTTCCTTATATAAGAAGCCCATCGTTATGAAGGTTAATAGTCTCTGGTATTTATTAACAGTTGTGTCACAATCTattctaaaagaaatatatgaTCCCTAAGTACTTTAGTTTTCCCCATAACTCACTATTATTCCATTGACTCGTTAATACATGAAGACTCTCATTCAGAGTTAGACATCGTATgaattgtttctaataaatatctGTCGCAGATGATTAGTCGAATGAATTTttgtcaatatttcatgtagacaattgttaaaaattgtttcaagaaataattttacttatgCATCGTTCaatgtattatttgttattcttaTCTATTTTCTGCTGCcattaattttgtttcagtTCTTTTAGAGAACTTTGTTACATGGCggagaataattttcaattatatttcttgtTTTCATAAGTACAATATCTCGCAGAAAATATACACTTTCAACTTCTTTTTCTTATGTTTATTAAACACTATAGTATTTCAGCTAAATACCTATTTTCACTTgctttttaatagaatttccaaAGTAGATCAACTGATTAAATTTCTTGAACGGTACTGATTATAAAGATTCAGAAAAGGACACGAGatcttctttaaattatttccaaATATTAGAGCATCATTAATAGCCTTGTATCATAAAAGAGATTTCAAACGTACGAATATAAAATCGATTccaattctatatatttaatattaaatataattcatctTCTTTTCATTCACTACTACAAATTTACTAATCTGttttaaattcgaatatttcattattactgtGCGTTCCATTTTTGCCAGAAAAACGGCACAAATCGCTGCAAGAAATGTCCGACGTTTCGACGATAGAAAAACTTAcgatcatttgaaaattaaacggttaattcattttcaaagGTCACTTCATCGCCTGATAATTAGCGTTGCGGTAGTTATTGAAAACAGTGGCGCGAATGAGAACGGTAATTGTTACGCAGAACAGTAGTAATAACAATGAAGGGAGGAAACTATCGTTGCCTTCTGCAACTGGCTCATCGGGTAGCCATGGCGCTCAACTAAGCATTGCACCATTCACTCTCAAGTGTTAATGCGAATTAAACTTCCGCGTATCGTGAAGTGTACCTAACCCAGTTGAATGCGTTTGATGTTGTCCGTTTCGCGGAGAGTGAGTGATATCATCTGAGAAACTACTTGTGCAGCGCATCGGTTTCAACGGTGTGCTCATCCGTATATGATAATCAGTATGGGGAAAAAGTGCAAATGCAATT includes:
- the LOC116429246 gene encoding uncharacterized protein LOC116429246; this encodes MRSISILILCATGISAFVAQPYNASINLQVTNHLGIGQQNAPTNRFACPIGFFRLKRYCYYLSAGTAPWRDAYFHCKDRNATLAILDRNGKDRMLRKYLMGDQFTKLERWIGGIFNWQKSAWQWGVTGEEMVFQNFGRPQTNQSKQQYAWHCITIDPTLKYKWSPRSCIERKHFVCEVLAGRIPRRRKKNPDPYAPQNQRLKPGKKGKKYPKEMRKSQKGRQNRQQQRRRRYWEVQNGNDDWSHGVKIGARPPSNNRVRHHPNRTQVAYSAAKKPQYPLQGLEYGAFLGDGPSNDPQSLTHISRVLSPNTINGLASEEVLRKP